The following proteins come from a genomic window of Rutidosis leptorrhynchoides isolate AG116_Rl617_1_P2 chromosome 10, CSIRO_AGI_Rlap_v1, whole genome shotgun sequence:
- the LOC139873278 gene encoding dof zinc finger protein DOF2.5-like: MDATQWTLEANNNNQNQNLSSINHVQEERKVARPNKEVVNCPRCKSTNTKFCYYNNYSLTQPRYFCKACRRYWTQGGSLRNVPVGGGSKKNKRSSSSSASLIPKPIDHLSTTLFSSQVQYSNLGDFQQQYHQFQNSPKIENSSSSRNTNHILNFLSSSASNTNLTNVLPQQHMVSTEAGSNSLNTNPGFNFFQEFKPTMSGFPFHEQGIGFQQEDGYNRQQISTTQETTTDQTMGQGDSIVYWN, encoded by the exons ATGGATGCTACTCAATGGACTTTG GAGGCAAATAACAATAATCAGAATCAGAATTTAAGCTCAATCAATCATGTACAAGAGGAGAGGAAGGTGGCAAGGCCAAATAAAGAAGTGGTCAACTGTCCAAGATGCAAGTCAACCAACACAAAGTTCTGTTATTACAACAACTATAGCTTAACTCAACCCAGATATTTCTGCAAGGCTTGTAGAAGGTACTGGACTCAAGGTGGGTCCCTTCGAAACGTTCCTGTTGGAGGTGGCTCAAAAAAGAACAAAAGATCTTCATCTTCGTCTGCATCGCTAATACCAAAACCAATTGACCACCTGTCTACTACGCTGTTTTCGTCTCAAGTCCAATATAGTAACTTGGGTGATTTCCAACAACAATATCACCAGTTTCAAAACTCTCCCAAGATCGAAAATAGTAGTAGCAGCAGAAATACAAACCATATATTAAACTTTTTATCTTCATCGGCTAGTAATACTAATCTCACTAATGTGTTGCCTCAACAACATATGGTTAGCACTGAAGCTGGATCAAATTCTTTGAATACGAATCCAGGATTCAACTTCTTTCAAGAATTCAAGCCAACGATGAGCGGTTTTCCATTTCATGAGCAGGGTATAGGGTTTCAACAGGAAGATGGTTACAACCGACAACAGATTTCGACAACACAAGAGACAACTACTGATCAAACTATGGGACAGGGGGATTCTATTGTATACTGGAATTGA